The proteins below come from a single Spiroplasma endosymbiont of Atherix ibis genomic window:
- a CDS encoding GNAT family N-acetyltransferase, translated as MFDEYKQISELFIVKHNNKIVGTGHLINLDNKCTIIDDIAISETTKGKGIATFLMKALINWVLEKNQNELYLFASEKAFNIYKKLGFKEKKFWIEQFQFKY; from the coding sequence ATTTTTGATGAATATAAGCAAATAAGTGAATTATTTATTGTTAAACATAACAATAAAATTGTTGGAACAGGTCATTTAATAAATTTGGATAATAAATGTACAATTATTGATGATATTGCAATTAGTGAAACTACAAAGGGGAAAGGTATTGCAACATTTTTAATGAAAGCTCTTATAAATTGAGTTTTAGAAAAAAATCAAAATGAACTTTATTTATTTGCAAGTGAAAAGGCTTTTAATATTTATAAAAAACTAGGTTTTAAAGAAAAAAAATTTTGAATTGAACAATTTCAATTCAAATATTAG